The following proteins are encoded in a genomic region of Leifsonia psychrotolerans:
- a CDS encoding alpha/beta hydrolase: MNNPLLNADIVGGPLLVGLYAGASVFCLVLLLRRRPLRGALITTLVVLVALLLGWMLAWLISDVWNVYGISLSVVTRLWVSVCVAGVALAVTNLFRSRWRRKIIALIAIPLFILTAALGINADFGAFTTVRSALGLPLYPALDTSTVAHPDLSHGTVGTVTIPASTSHFDARQALVYLPPVARRADPPILPVMELMSGQPGGPVDLFSSGHLATVLDEYAQSHNGYAPIVVVPDQLGSPERNPMCLDSPLGNSASYLTVDVPHWIRAHFRVSAEPDGWAIGGFSQGATCSMQLGPAHPELYGTILAISSELVPQNGTLRNTITAGFGGDAAAFAAAAPSAILLAHAPYHGMKAIFVVGGNDDRYLPWSEILASSATRAGVESTLLVSPGTAHDWHTVTWAFTNTIPLVAADLGLAAR, from the coding sequence ATGAACAATCCACTGCTGAACGCCGACATCGTCGGCGGGCCGCTGCTCGTCGGGTTGTATGCGGGTGCCAGCGTGTTCTGTCTGGTGCTGCTGCTGCGCCGACGGCCGTTGCGCGGTGCGCTCATCACGACTCTCGTGGTGCTGGTCGCTCTGCTTCTCGGGTGGATGCTGGCCTGGCTGATCAGCGACGTCTGGAACGTCTACGGAATCTCGCTTTCTGTGGTCACGCGACTGTGGGTGAGTGTCTGCGTCGCCGGAGTTGCGTTGGCGGTCACCAATCTGTTCCGCAGTCGGTGGCGGCGAAAGATCATCGCACTCATCGCAATTCCGCTCTTCATACTCACTGCGGCATTGGGCATCAACGCGGATTTCGGGGCCTTCACGACCGTGCGCAGTGCGCTCGGGCTGCCGCTCTATCCAGCCCTTGACACCTCGACGGTTGCGCATCCCGACCTGAGTCACGGCACTGTCGGCACCGTCACGATTCCCGCCTCCACGTCGCACTTCGACGCCCGTCAGGCGCTTGTCTATCTGCCCCCGGTGGCCCGTCGGGCCGACCCTCCGATTTTGCCGGTGATGGAGCTGATGTCGGGTCAACCCGGTGGCCCGGTCGACCTCTTTTCGTCGGGTCACTTGGCCACGGTGCTCGACGAGTATGCGCAAAGCCACAACGGCTACGCGCCCATCGTCGTGGTGCCTGACCAGCTCGGCTCGCCCGAGCGCAACCCGATGTGTCTCGATTCGCCGCTCGGCAACTCGGCGAGCTACCTGACCGTGGATGTACCCCACTGGATCCGCGCCCACTTTCGGGTGTCGGCCGAGCCCGACGGGTGGGCCATTGGGGGATTCTCGCAGGGCGCGACCTGCTCGATGCAACTCGGCCCGGCGCATCCGGAACTCTACGGAACCATTCTCGCCATCTCATCTGAACTGGTTCCGCAAAACGGCACATTGCGCAACACCATCACGGCGGGCTTTGGCGGGGATGCTGCGGCCTTCGCTGCCGCTGCGCCCTCGGCGATCCTGTTGGCCCACGCGCCCTATCACGGCATGAAGGCCATTTTCGTGGTGGGCGGGAATGATGATCGTTACCTGCCGTGGTCCGAGATCCTCGCCTCCAGCGCAACCCGGGCCGGTGTGGAATCCACACTGCTTGTGTCGCCGGGGACCGCGCACGACTGGCATACCGTCACCTGGGCCTTCACGAACACGATCCCGCTCGTCGCGGCAGATCTCGGCCTGGCTGCGCGATGA
- a CDS encoding response regulator, whose product MTPPTIRVALVDDQALFRAGIRMLVSSQPDLEFVGEAGNGSEGVQMAAEKRPDVILMDIRMPVMDGIRATELILAGADARGETPPRIVVLTTFDLDESATKAIRGGASGFLLKDADPEFLLASIRTVHAGSSVIAASATRELFEHFERRQALHEPVPAAFHTLTGREREIFELAARGLSNSEIAAGEFLSEATVKTHISRILSKLTLRDRVQLVVFAFQHRLTHKDGARSVD is encoded by the coding sequence ATGACACCACCCACGATCCGCGTCGCCCTGGTCGATGATCAGGCGCTCTTCCGAGCGGGAATTCGGATGCTCGTCTCGTCGCAACCCGACCTTGAATTCGTCGGTGAGGCCGGTAACGGTTCCGAAGGCGTGCAGATGGCGGCCGAGAAACGGCCTGATGTGATTCTGATGGACATCCGAATGCCCGTGATGGATGGCATCCGTGCCACCGAACTGATCCTGGCCGGGGCCGATGCGCGGGGCGAAACCCCGCCGCGCATTGTCGTGCTCACCACATTCGATCTCGACGAGAGCGCGACGAAAGCCATTCGGGGCGGTGCCAGCGGATTTCTACTCAAGGATGCCGACCCCGAGTTTCTGCTCGCCTCAATTCGCACGGTACATGCCGGCAGCTCGGTGATCGCGGCGTCGGCCACCCGCGAGCTATTTGAGCACTTCGAGCGGCGCCAAGCCCTTCACGAACCGGTTCCCGCGGCGTTCCACACACTCACCGGTCGTGAACGGGAGATCTTCGAGCTTGCCGCGCGCGGTCTGAGCAACTCAGAGATCGCGGCGGGGGAATTTCTTTCCGAGGCCACGGTGAAAACACACATCAGTCGCATCCTGTCCAAGCTCACGCTGCGTGACCGCGTTCAGCTCGTGGTGTTCGCCTTTCAACATCGTTTGACCCACAAGGACGGCGCCCGTTCCGTCGACTGA
- a CDS encoding TIGR02391 family protein: MDVDWALKQLDLYLSLHERVPLPPEEVKPNKKTRLRGSVEERSNAQNSVLAIAEVIDRERPRWAGESLVRRLIWELTEGDEAREKLGAEGDPPPLVEGKSLHPWVWEAARPHWTSGNHDAAVWAAAINVNSRLQRKVNRKEIGEGQLVRESFSPESPKPNVPRLRLCDPSNVSLFKDMHVGAGNFGQGLFSAVRNVVNHVEPDEHSFRDADAIEALAAFSLLARWIERAELETVS, translated from the coding sequence ATGGACGTTGACTGGGCCTTGAAACAGCTTGACCTGTATCTGTCGCTGCACGAACGAGTGCCGCTCCCACCGGAAGAGGTCAAGCCGAATAAGAAGACCCGGCTGCGGGGGTCGGTCGAGGAGCGCAGCAACGCTCAAAACTCAGTGCTGGCTATCGCCGAAGTCATCGACCGTGAGCGCCCACGCTGGGCTGGAGAATCTCTCGTCAGACGCCTGATCTGGGAACTGACCGAGGGCGACGAGGCGCGAGAAAAACTGGGCGCAGAGGGCGACCCTCCACCGCTTGTCGAGGGCAAGTCCCTTCACCCATGGGTATGGGAAGCAGCGAGACCGCATTGGACGAGTGGCAACCACGACGCTGCGGTGTGGGCTGCTGCCATCAACGTAAACTCCCGGTTGCAGCGCAAGGTCAACAGGAAGGAAATCGGAGAGGGCCAACTCGTGCGCGAGAGTTTTAGTCCCGAGTCCCCCAAACCAAACGTGCCGCGATTGCGATTGTGCGATCCGTCGAACGTCAGCCTCTTCAAGGACATGCATGTAGGCGCGGGGAACTTCGGACAGGGCCTTTTCTCAGCGGTACGAAATGTCGTCAACCACGTCGAGCCGGATGAACACAGCTTTAGGGACGCAGATGCCATCGAGGCGCTAGCCGCATTCAGTTTGCTCGCTCGCTGGATCGAGCGCGCTGAACTAGAGACCGTGTCTTAG
- a CDS encoding SDR family oxidoreductase, protein MSAVLENKVALVTAGGAGIGAAIALRLAADGASVVVSDVNDTAGQSIVDQIVAAGGQAAFKHANVADEAEVNALIDFAVATFGGLHLAANNAGIGAMPHRIDQVTDAEWDRTIAVTLRGTYLCMKAEAAHFLANGGGNIVNTASIAGLKATPNLSPYSAAKHGVVALTRGTALEYATDNIRVNAVAPGAIDTAALAGLPEADKAIYTAQVPMKRLGQASEIASAVSWLLSDQSSFVTGVVLPVDGGTLNA, encoded by the coding sequence ATGTCAGCAGTACTCGAAAACAAGGTCGCCCTGGTCACCGCCGGTGGCGCAGGCATCGGGGCCGCAATCGCCCTGCGCCTGGCCGCCGACGGAGCCAGCGTTGTCGTGTCCGATGTGAACGACACGGCCGGCCAGAGCATCGTCGACCAGATTGTGGCGGCGGGCGGACAGGCCGCGTTCAAACACGCCAATGTCGCCGATGAGGCCGAGGTGAACGCTTTGATCGACTTCGCCGTCGCGACCTTCGGCGGCCTGCACTTGGCCGCCAACAACGCCGGAATCGGCGCCATGCCACACCGCATCGACCAGGTCACCGACGCCGAGTGGGACCGCACCATCGCGGTGACCCTGCGAGGCACCTACCTGTGCATGAAAGCGGAAGCGGCGCATTTCCTCGCCAACGGTGGCGGCAACATCGTCAATACGGCGTCCATCGCCGGATTGAAGGCCACCCCGAACCTCAGCCCGTATAGCGCAGCCAAGCACGGCGTCGTCGCGCTGACCCGCGGCACCGCACTGGAGTACGCCACCGACAACATCCGGGTCAACGCCGTCGCACCCGGCGCTATCGACACCGCGGCCCTGGCCGGACTGCCCGAGGCCGACAAGGCCATCTACACCGCGCAGGTACCGATGAAACGCCTCGGCCAGGCATCCGAGATCGCCAGCGCCGTCTCGTGGCTGCTTTCCGATCAGTCGAGCTTTGTCACCGGGGTGGTTCTTCCCGTCGATGGCGGAACGCTGAACGCCTAA
- a CDS encoding HNH endonuclease signature motif containing protein, which translates to MSITSPPTVSAPEPTPAPGTSAPTAAMVLAAVEQARSSLAVLGTVSPDRFTDDDLLGVLGAFEGVGRLVDAGRVAVAATVEERSGRWLGRDSLAAKRGCTSGIDLITRVTRISGREAKRRSALGLRMRDTQHVGTIIPALFPTVGAAVASGLLGVDAAEVIMSGLAEISPRVAPDDLAAAERALVSAATGTITAENEGEPGAGFAFSADSLRVQMLQWQAALDPDGVAPNETEVEATSTISFGRFKDGIYPVRGGVTPDLYGIMNLTFDAFIAARKTPAFPTAAEQARDQARDDRAELDGQDLNDDHNLNDEHGREHGREHGREHDRSEHDDRAEQDAHDGPDGHDHEHDCDEHDDHDHDHDHDHDHDDHGQGPASAEALLPGSAGHEFDDVDTRTAGEKRADILRGMFTQLAQADNTPSIGGAPPTVVVHVNVNDIEAGRGVGWIDGVDAPISLRTVDQMMCAGGTQTVLFGPNGEVLTLTDPQRLFNRAQRRAILARDGGCGVPGCDAPAQWLEFHHVIPWSKGGVTEVDNGVNR; encoded by the coding sequence ATGTCAATCACTTCCCCACCCACCGTCTCCGCCCCGGAGCCGACACCCGCCCCGGGTACGTCGGCACCGACCGCGGCCATGGTGCTGGCGGCGGTCGAACAGGCCCGCTCTTCTCTGGCGGTGCTCGGCACGGTCAGCCCTGACCGGTTCACCGACGACGACCTGCTCGGTGTGCTCGGTGCGTTCGAAGGCGTGGGCCGGCTGGTTGATGCGGGACGGGTGGCTGTGGCGGCGACGGTCGAGGAACGCTCCGGCCGGTGGCTGGGCCGGGACTCCCTCGCGGCGAAGCGGGGCTGCACGAGTGGCATCGACCTGATCACCCGGGTCACCCGCATTTCCGGCCGGGAAGCGAAACGCCGTAGCGCCCTCGGTCTGCGAATGCGGGACACGCAGCACGTCGGAACGATCATCCCGGCGCTGTTCCCCACGGTGGGTGCCGCGGTCGCTTCGGGGTTGCTGGGGGTGGATGCGGCGGAGGTGATCATGTCCGGTCTGGCCGAGATCTCCCCGCGCGTTGCCCCCGATGATCTTGCGGCTGCGGAACGCGCTCTGGTGTCTGCGGCGACGGGCACGATCACGGCCGAGAATGAGGGTGAGCCGGGCGCGGGCTTTGCGTTCTCGGCGGACTCACTGCGGGTGCAGATGTTGCAGTGGCAGGCGGCGCTGGACCCCGACGGGGTGGCGCCGAATGAGACTGAGGTTGAGGCGACGAGCACGATCAGTTTCGGCCGCTTCAAAGACGGCATCTACCCGGTGCGGGGCGGGGTGACTCCTGATCTCTACGGAATCATGAACCTCACCTTCGACGCGTTCATCGCGGCCCGCAAAACCCCCGCATTCCCGACCGCCGCCGAACAAGCCCGCGACCAGGCACGCGACGACCGCGCCGAGCTAGACGGACAAGACCTGAACGACGACCACAACCTGAACGACGAGCACGGCCGCGAGCACGGCCGCGAGCACGGCCGCGAGCACGACCGCTCCGAGCACGACGACCGCGCCGAGCAGGATGCCCACGACGGTCCCGACGGACACGACCACGAGCACGACTGCGATGAACACGACGACCATGACCATGACCACGACCACGACCACGACCATGACGACCACGGCCAGGGTCCAGCCTCAGCCGAGGCTCTTCTTCCCGGGTCGGCCGGGCATGAGTTCGATGACGTCGACACCCGTACCGCCGGTGAGAAGCGGGCCGATATTCTGCGCGGCATGTTCACCCAGCTGGCCCAAGCCGATAACACCCCCAGCATTGGTGGTGCACCGCCGACGGTGGTGGTGCATGTGAACGTGAACGATATTGAAGCCGGGCGCGGTGTCGGCTGGATCGACGGCGTCGACGCCCCCATCTCGCTTCGCACGGTCGATCAGATGATGTGTGCCGGAGGGACCCAAACGGTTCTGTTCGGTCCGAACGGTGAGGTTCTGACGCTGACCGATCCGCAACGACTGTTCAACCGTGCCCAACGCCGGGCGATCCTCGCACGCGACGGCGGCTGCGGCGTTCCCGGCTGCGATGCCCCCGCACAGTGGCTCGAATTTCATCACGTGATCCCCTGGAGCAAAGGCGGCGTCACCGAAGTCGACAACGGCGTCAATCGCTAA
- a CDS encoding sensor histidine kinase, producing MSETMAAEEPFVQRFRWAFEPIAAVAFLFLWSFVALWTGERGAFSAIILLAAALGISRILPGGALAAGVFSLMLIAGQLVPGLGNPAWALCLVGLFVFFGSSAYGSRAARGVGLTGAFVVSAIVGFGLLASGGIFGSAGLLGSTGVLGTMIVLGIHAVGLQMIGALLVGAWLTGLLVKIHAERRAQPGERPLSGFEGWLMRRDETASRGESLLPVGPSRWVRQLTMRQFAADALIAVLFVLLGFVSSSNSSVGETVVVLGFGAALSVRRLSPSAALMIAWATALLQMGFGLDTLTANVVILAVLYATAAYGGRILKWVGLASVGVGALVASAYLVLVNSGEFPSVGLAELAFAGVAPGVLGRIASQIALYFIACLAVLGLSWTLGLLVRTWHNARQSRRQEARAVDDQRAAERTVVVEQERNRIARDMHDVVAHSLAVVIAQSDGARYARATDPAAVDSALSTISLTAREALADVRILLTQLRQEQSSGPQPVLADLGRLIEQMRGTGLSVVWRNSGTPFALGSGAQLAVYRIIQEALTNALRHGDPDHRVRLELSWEPTELVVTVENAVRDTAMDHGAVGHGVPGMRERAVLAGGTLTTESVNRRFLVTATLPAGRPHA from the coding sequence ATGAGCGAAACGATGGCCGCAGAGGAACCCTTTGTGCAGCGTTTTCGCTGGGCGTTTGAGCCCATCGCCGCAGTCGCCTTCCTGTTTCTCTGGTCATTCGTTGCGCTCTGGACGGGGGAGCGCGGTGCGTTCAGCGCGATCATTCTGCTGGCCGCGGCACTCGGAATTTCCCGCATTCTCCCCGGTGGAGCCTTGGCCGCGGGGGTCTTCTCCCTCATGCTGATCGCCGGCCAGCTCGTGCCCGGGCTCGGCAACCCGGCCTGGGCGCTGTGCCTGGTCGGACTGTTCGTCTTCTTCGGCTCAAGCGCCTACGGCTCTCGGGCTGCGCGGGGTGTCGGCCTGACCGGAGCCTTCGTCGTGTCGGCGATCGTCGGTTTCGGTCTGCTGGCCTCCGGGGGAATCTTCGGTTCTGCCGGCCTACTCGGCTCGACGGGGGTGCTCGGCACCATGATCGTGCTCGGCATTCACGCGGTCGGCCTGCAGATGATTGGGGCGCTGCTCGTCGGTGCGTGGCTGACGGGACTGCTCGTCAAGATTCACGCCGAGCGGCGAGCGCAACCCGGCGAACGTCCCCTGAGCGGTTTCGAGGGGTGGCTGATGAGGCGTGACGAGACGGCCTCTCGCGGAGAAAGCCTGCTTCCCGTCGGTCCGTCCCGCTGGGTTCGTCAATTGACCATGCGCCAGTTCGCCGCAGACGCTCTGATCGCGGTTCTCTTCGTGCTGCTCGGTTTCGTCTCCTCAAGCAATAGTTCAGTCGGTGAGACCGTCGTGGTGCTCGGGTTCGGGGCCGCCCTGAGTGTGCGGCGCCTGTCACCATCCGCCGCACTGATGATTGCGTGGGCGACCGCACTGCTGCAGATGGGCTTTGGCCTCGACACGCTCACGGCCAACGTCGTAATTCTGGCGGTGCTCTATGCAACGGCGGCCTACGGGGGACGCATCCTGAAGTGGGTGGGTCTGGCCTCGGTGGGTGTGGGCGCGCTCGTTGCCTCAGCGTATTTGGTGCTCGTCAACTCGGGGGAGTTTCCCTCAGTCGGCCTGGCCGAGTTGGCTTTCGCCGGAGTGGCACCGGGCGTGCTCGGGCGTATAGCAAGTCAAATCGCGTTGTATTTCATCGCCTGCCTGGCCGTGCTCGGCCTCTCGTGGACGCTCGGACTGCTCGTGCGTACCTGGCATAACGCCAGACAGAGCCGTCGACAGGAGGCCCGGGCCGTCGACGACCAGCGTGCCGCCGAACGCACCGTGGTGGTCGAGCAGGAGCGCAACCGTATCGCCCGTGATATGCATGACGTTGTCGCCCATTCTCTCGCTGTCGTCATTGCCCAGTCGGATGGCGCCCGGTATGCACGGGCGACCGATCCGGCCGCCGTCGACTCTGCGCTCAGCACCATCTCGCTCACCGCCCGAGAGGCGTTGGCCGACGTGCGCATCCTGCTCACCCAACTCCGCCAGGAGCAGTCGAGCGGTCCTCAGCCGGTGCTGGCAGACCTGGGCCGCCTGATCGAGCAGATGCGGGGCACGGGGCTGAGCGTGGTCTGGCGCAACTCGGGAACACCGTTCGCGCTGGGCTCCGGTGCCCAGTTGGCCGTGTACCGCATCATCCAGGAGGCGCTCACCAACGCGCTGCGCCATGGTGATCCAGACCACCGCGTCCGCCTCGAGCTCAGCTGGGAGCCGACTGAGCTGGTCGTGACCGTCGAAAATGCCGTGCGGGACACGGCAATGGACCACGGGGCTGTCGGCCACGGCGTGCCCGGCATGCGGGAACGCGCCGTGCTGGCGGGAGGCACACTCACCACCGAGAGTGTGAACCGCCGCTTTCTGGTGACCGCCACACTTCCGGCTGGGAGGCCACACGCATGA
- a CDS encoding bifunctional lysylphosphatidylglycerol flippase/synthetase MprF produces the protein MKGVLRLAERQPFALGYAALILVTAFIADAVRMPAGRIHLLVGTGYDSVVHLGRWWSPLGSVFFTAGSAQLVVVLVAAVLVLGSAERLMGSARTVVAFVTTAVLGPGIGILLQSVGVAGGELWSQHVRGLWVIDPLTPITGSIMAASCFAGPLWRRRIRVVTLASVLMLVLYSGQPADLYRLVAALAGWGLGFAFQPRPVRFMWRRSSHHETRTLLAAVVGVLALGPVVTSFSGGRFGILAPLGLLFNPDFSGAGIERDRCLFGDVTLQCVHELTLERLGGVGPVLVSLLPLLVLLVAAYGLSRGRRFAAWLAIGVNLGLAALGAWYYGLLPISGQSFVWHPHATRYWEIALTLVVSVLVPAATAVVLVLNLKQFPVRSRPGGPRRFALTAAATLLVLSTVYVGLGGLLRSGFSPQPSFLDLLADVPERFIPVGFLRIERVSFLPTNWLTGTLYHWVGPVFWIVVIVGAILCLRAAPVGANPEHARTLRTLLEAGGGGSLAYLATWAGNSYWFAPSGTTMIAYRVVNDVAITTSDPIGPDTDVPEAIAEFATMCDDHGWIPVFYSLHERWQGLFAEMGWQTMSVGEETVLRPRLWDTTGKKWQDIRSSINRADRAGVRAEWTSYRALPVLESLQIAEISEQWVQEKGLPELGFTLGGIDELRDPDVRLMLAVDADDRVHAVTSWMPSYREGVIVGWTLDFMRRRPDSMNGVMEFLIAQTARMMSERPEIEFLSLSAAPLAHTEELPGRLLDFVGRVLEPVYGFHSLLAFKRKFQPEFQPLFMAYPEPVALPAIGVALARAYLPDLSVREALAFVRGLG, from the coding sequence ATGAAAGGAGTCCTCAGGCTGGCTGAACGCCAACCGTTCGCGCTCGGGTACGCCGCACTGATTCTGGTCACGGCATTCATCGCCGACGCCGTGCGGATGCCGGCCGGGCGAATTCACCTCCTCGTCGGAACCGGCTACGACTCTGTCGTGCACCTCGGCCGCTGGTGGTCACCGCTTGGTTCGGTGTTCTTCACCGCCGGCAGCGCCCAACTGGTGGTCGTCCTGGTTGCCGCAGTGCTCGTTCTGGGCTCCGCCGAACGTCTCATGGGGAGTGCGCGCACGGTCGTGGCCTTCGTGACAACCGCGGTTCTCGGCCCCGGCATCGGCATTCTCCTGCAGAGCGTCGGTGTGGCCGGCGGAGAGCTGTGGTCACAGCATGTGCGTGGCCTGTGGGTGATCGACCCGCTGACGCCCATTACCGGCAGCATCATGGCGGCCAGCTGCTTTGCCGGCCCACTCTGGCGACGCCGCATCCGGGTCGTCACCCTCGCCAGTGTGCTCATGCTGGTGCTCTACTCCGGCCAACCCGCCGATCTGTATCGCCTGGTCGCGGCGTTAGCAGGGTGGGGACTCGGTTTCGCTTTTCAGCCACGCCCGGTCAGATTCATGTGGCGTCGGAGCTCACATCACGAGACCCGCACCCTGCTCGCGGCCGTCGTCGGCGTTCTCGCCCTCGGACCCGTCGTGACCAGCTTCTCGGGCGGTCGCTTCGGGATTCTGGCGCCCCTCGGGCTGCTCTTCAATCCCGACTTCTCGGGCGCCGGCATCGAACGGGACCGCTGCCTCTTCGGCGACGTCACCCTGCAGTGTGTGCACGAGCTGACGCTCGAACGCCTCGGCGGTGTCGGCCCGGTGCTGGTCAGCCTGTTGCCGCTGCTCGTTCTGCTCGTCGCCGCGTACGGTCTGTCACGGGGAAGGCGGTTCGCGGCCTGGTTGGCGATTGGTGTGAACCTCGGACTGGCCGCGCTCGGAGCCTGGTACTACGGTTTGCTCCCCATCAGTGGTCAGTCGTTCGTCTGGCATCCGCATGCCACGCGCTACTGGGAGATCGCTCTCACCCTCGTCGTCTCGGTGCTCGTTCCGGCCGCCACCGCCGTCGTACTCGTGCTGAACCTGAAGCAGTTCCCCGTGCGGAGTCGCCCGGGCGGGCCGCGCCGGTTCGCCCTGACGGCCGCGGCGACGCTGCTGGTGCTCTCGACCGTCTACGTCGGACTTGGCGGCCTGCTGCGCAGCGGGTTCAGCCCGCAACCGAGTTTTCTCGACCTTCTCGCGGATGTGCCGGAACGTTTCATACCCGTCGGCTTTTTGCGTATCGAACGGGTCTCGTTTCTGCCGACGAATTGGCTCACGGGCACGCTCTACCACTGGGTCGGCCCGGTGTTCTGGATCGTCGTGATCGTGGGCGCCATCCTCTGTCTGCGCGCGGCGCCGGTCGGGGCGAATCCCGAGCACGCCCGCACGCTGCGCACTCTTCTCGAGGCGGGCGGCGGTGGATCCCTCGCCTACCTCGCGACCTGGGCGGGCAACTCGTATTGGTTCGCTCCCTCCGGAACGACCATGATCGCCTATCGGGTGGTGAACGACGTGGCCATCACGACGAGCGATCCAATCGGGCCCGACACGGATGTTCCGGAGGCCATAGCCGAGTTCGCCACGATGTGCGACGACCACGGTTGGATTCCCGTCTTTTACAGCCTGCACGAACGGTGGCAGGGCCTGTTCGCCGAAATGGGCTGGCAGACAATGAGCGTGGGGGAGGAGACGGTATTGCGGCCGCGACTCTGGGATACGACGGGCAAGAAGTGGCAGGACATCCGCTCGTCAATCAACCGCGCCGACCGCGCGGGGGTGCGGGCCGAATGGACGAGCTATCGAGCGCTGCCGGTGCTGGAATCGCTACAGATCGCCGAGATTTCAGAGCAGTGGGTGCAGGAGAAGGGACTGCCGGAGCTCGGCTTCACGCTGGGCGGCATCGACGAGCTGCGCGATCCGGACGTTCGGCTGATGCTGGCCGTTGACGCCGACGACCGCGTACACGCCGTGACGAGCTGGATGCCGAGCTACCGCGAGGGCGTCATCGTCGGGTGGACCCTCGACTTCATGCGCCGTCGCCCGGACAGCATGAACGGAGTGATGGAGTTCTTGATTGCGCAGACCGCCCGCATGATGAGCGAACGGCCGGAGATCGAGTTTTTGAGTCTTTCGGCCGCGCCGCTCGCTCACACCGAAGAGCTTCCTGGCCGTCTGCTCGACTTCGTCGGGCGGGTGCTCGAGCCGGTCTACGGATTTCACTCTCTGCTCGCTTTCAAACGTAAATTCCAGCCCGAATTCCAGCCCTTGTTCATGGCCTACCCCGAGCCTGTCGCTTTGCCCGCGATCGGTGTCGCGTTGGCGCGGGCCTATCTCCCGGATCTGTCGGTGCGAGAAGCGCTCGCCTTCGTGCGTGGTCTCGGCTAA
- a CDS encoding rolling circle replication-associated protein codes for MLPNSSQSYLRTLVRPDAGWHFSLYPDSGEGGGSFQYSVRRVPEYVAPGSARDPERAAAEAGRRARARLRRYCAANRLNRLGTLTYAGAGNHDPAQLREHLAGFFRQLRDALGGAALPYAWVPEWHKSGHGLHAHFAVGRFIKRSLIVDSWPHGFVHIKLLGDLPVGSGSLSQARRAAGYLSKYVAKTFADPTVRDLGLHRYDVAQGFQPEVMRLSASSSDAVIAEASELMSSAPLTRWSSAENADWQGAPAIWAQWGR; via the coding sequence ATGCTTCCCAACTCCTCACAGTCATATCTGCGAACTCTTGTGCGCCCGGATGCCGGATGGCATTTCAGTCTCTATCCGGATTCCGGAGAGGGCGGCGGGTCATTCCAGTACTCGGTACGCCGAGTGCCGGAGTATGTTGCTCCCGGCTCGGCGCGGGATCCGGAACGCGCGGCTGCCGAGGCCGGGCGAAGGGCTCGAGCGCGTCTGCGCCGGTATTGCGCGGCGAACCGGCTGAACCGTTTGGGAACCTTGACCTACGCGGGTGCGGGCAATCATGACCCGGCGCAACTGCGTGAGCATCTTGCCGGATTCTTCCGCCAGCTACGAGATGCGTTGGGCGGGGCAGCATTGCCCTATGCGTGGGTGCCGGAGTGGCACAAGTCCGGGCACGGCCTGCACGCGCACTTCGCGGTCGGACGGTTCATCAAACGCTCGCTGATTGTTGATTCCTGGCCGCATGGCTTTGTGCACATCAAGCTGCTCGGAGATCTCCCAGTCGGCTCCGGTTCCTTGTCGCAGGCGCGGCGCGCGGCGGGGTATCTGTCGAAGTACGTTGCAAAAACATTCGCCGATCCGACCGTGCGGGATCTGGGCTTGCACCGCTATGACGTGGCTCAAGGGTTTCAGCCGGAGGTGATGCGCCTGTCCGCCTCGTCCTCGGATGCGGTGATCGCGGAAGCGTCCGAGCTGATGAGTAGTGCCCCGCTCACGCGGTGGTCGTCGGCGGAGAACGCCGATTGGCAGGGTGCCCCGGCAATTTGGGCGCAGTGGGGTCGATGA